ACAGCATCAGCAGCGAAGAGTACCGCCGTCGAATCCTGGAAATCGACTCACCCAAATACCAGCACAACCGCGGCGAAGTCCCGGCTTACACGCCACAGGATTAACGCAATCGCACCAAGGGGCTGAAAGCTCCTTGTCCGGCGTGTGGGCTTCAGAGGCATTTCGGGAGGGCGAGGCCCGTAGGGGCCGAGCCGCCATGGATCGTGGGCGCTTTGCTGGCGATTCGCGAATCTGTATGGGGGAAGATTTGGGCATTTATGCTGTTGGTCAATCACGCTACGGCGGCTCGCCGGGAGGCTCGCCCTCCCATGTGCGACCTCAGCGGCTATGGAACCAAGGGGATGAAACCCTATTTGTCCTGCGTGCGAGTCACCACAGCACAAATCATCCACGTCTGGAAAATGGGCTTTCTCGCGAAAATACGCCGTAGACGTTCCACAAGGACGAGGCGCCACGGCGGAGAGCGAGCTCAGCATGGGGGTGAAACATCCTGGTGCGTGGACCGTATCTGCGAGACATTCCACGCGGAGGTGGACCGATGCACCTGGAGATTGCGCAAGTCAGCAAACGCTACAAGGGGAATGTCTGGGGACTGCGCGACTTTTCGCTCGAGTTGGGGCCGGGGATCCTCGGCCTGCTGGGTCCCAACGGGGCGGGCAAGTCGACCCTGATGCGCATCCTGGCGACGATCACCCGTCCGACCGCCGGCCGCGCCACCTGGAATGGGACCGACATCGTGCGCCAGCCCGATGCGGTACGTCAGGTGCTGGGCTACCTGCCGCAGGATTTCGGCGTCTATCCCAACCTCAACGCCCTCGAATTCCTCGAATACATCGCCGCGGTCAAGGGCCTATCGGCCGCGGATGCGCGCCGTCGAATCGATGAACTCCTGCAACTGGTCAATCTCGGCGATGCCCGCAAACGCCCCCTCGGCGGATACTCCGGGGGAATGAAGCAACGGGTCGGGATTGCGCAGGCGTTGCTCAATGACCCGCAACTCCTGATCGTCGATGAGCCGACCGCCGGGCTGGACCCCGAAGAACGGGTGCGGTTTCGCAACCTGCTGGCCGAGCTGTCGGGCGAACGGATCATCATCCTCTCGACGCACATCGTCTCCGATGTCGAGGCGGCGGCCACGCATATCGCGCTCATCAGCCGCGGACGGCTGGTGGCCAGCGGTGACCCGGAGGCGATCGCGCGCATGGTCGAAGGGCGGGTTTGGGAGTGGCTGGTGCCCGGTGAACGACTGAGCGCGATCAAGGATAAGTACCTCATTTCCGCGACGGTTCGTAAAGCCAACGGCGTGTTGATCCGTATTGTGGCCGATGACCGTCCGGCGGCGGACGCGTCACCGGCGCCGCCGACCCTGGAGGATGCCTATCTGTATGCCATTGCGGCGGACCGTAACCAGAGCGCCCCGCTTGCCGCGGCGGCACAGGCGTAATCGTCATGCGCCTCCTTTACCACATCGTCAAGGCGGACTTCCTGGAGCGGGTACGGCGGTACTCGTTTCTGGTGACGCTGGCGGTGGCGGTGTATGCCGCCTGGGGGTTTATCCCACCCAATAATGCCGCCTGGTCCACGCTCAGCATCGGCGGGACACGCGGAATCTACAACTCGGCGTGGATCGGCGCGCAGGTTGCCATGCTGACGTCGACCTTCCTGACCCTGGTCGGCTTCTATTTGATCAAGAATTCCATCGAGCGCGATTACCAGATACGGGTCGGGCAGATCCTGGCCGCCACCCCCCTGTCGAAATGGAAGTACACCATCGGCAAGATGCTCAGCAACGCGGCGGTGCTCGCGGCCATCGTGTCGGTCATGATCGTCGTGGCCGGGATCATGCAGTATGTGCGCGCCGAGGACCGTCACCTTGATCCGCTCCTGCTTGTCGCTCCGTTCCTCTACACGATGATCCCGCTCGTGCTTCTGATCGGCGCGGTGGCGGTGCTCTTCGAGTGCATCCCCCGTCTGCGCGGCGGCCTGGGCAACGTGGTCTATTTCTTTCTCACAATTATGCTGATGTCCTCGCAGGTGTTCGCGGTGACCGACCTGTTCGGCCTGTCGGAGTATCACGCGTCGATGAAAGCGGCGGCGATGGCGGCGTACCCGGACGCGGTCGGCGCGGATGTCGTCGTGAACATCGGCATCCACATCCGTGACTCCGGCGAGATCTTCCAGCTGCGAAGGTTTGTCTGGGAGGGTCTGGCCTACACACCGGCGATGCTGATCGGTCGTCTGGCCATCATTCTGCTGGCCTTTGCGGTAGCCGGCGTGGCGGCGCTCCCCTTCGACCGCTTCGATTCGGCGCGGGCGGCGGGGACGGTGGCGCGGAAACCATCGCGGCTCAGCCGCCTGGCCGCCTGGATTGAGGATCGCCTCTCGCCGCAGGCTGCCCCCCTGCCGGCCGGAAGCGTCACGCATCTGACCCCGCTGGCCTCCCGCGCGACGCAGCCGCGTCTGCGGAAAACCGTGGCGGCGGAATTGCGTCTGTT
This is a stretch of genomic DNA from bacterium. It encodes these proteins:
- a CDS encoding ABC transporter ATP-binding protein encodes the protein MHLEIAQVSKRYKGNVWGLRDFSLELGPGILGLLGPNGAGKSTLMRILATITRPTAGRATWNGTDIVRQPDAVRQVLGYLPQDFGVYPNLNALEFLEYIAAVKGLSAADARRRIDELLQLVNLGDARKRPLGGYSGGMKQRVGIAQALLNDPQLLIVDEPTAGLDPEERVRFRNLLAELSGERIIILSTHIVSDVEAAATHIALISRGRLVASGDPEAIARMVEGRVWEWLVPGERLSAIKDKYLISATVRKANGVLIRIVADDRPAADASPAPPTLEDAYLYAIAADRNQSAPLAAAAQA